Genomic segment of Dactylococcopsis salina PCC 8305:
CGTGATCTTACCTTGAACACCAGCGAGAATTGTCACCACAATATATTCGGAAGGGACTTCCTCAGAACTGGCTTTGCTTTCGCTTTGTTGATAAGTTCCCTCCACATTGTAGAGCGTTTCTTCGTCATACTTACTGCGCTCTGACAATGCTAAACGATTAAACTCAGACTCCGCCGCTTCTAACTGGGAAACATTGGATTCGGTTTTACCATAGACCCAATATTCGGGATGACGTAATAACGCTAACGTTGCTTCTTGTAAGACTTTCGATCGACCCGAAGTTGTTGCTGTATCTGCGTTTTGAGCCAAGTCATTTAATTCTTTTTGCAGTTCTTTCGCATCCGCCAGTAATCCCACTTGTACTTTTGACACCGTTACTTTCGGGTTAGCGGTTGCCATCCCCTCACCACCACCAAAACCAGAATTCTGGAAACTTCTAACTAAGAAGTTGGCAATGGCAAAAAAGATCAAAATGGTGAAGATGCTACCAAACCCGCCGAAGCCAAAGAAAGGTAACAAGAACGGAAAACCAAACCCGCCACCGGGACGGCTTCCTCCTCTCGGTGCGGGGGCGCTGCGACTCGGGGCGCGGAAACCACCACCGCCGATGCGTCCACCGCCACGGGCGAAGGCACTACTGGCATCGCCTAAGACAAAGAGTAAGGCAAGGGTAACGAGAAAAACTGATTTTAAGAGACGTTTCCAAGAGAGAGTTTGAAACATGATGATTGTTTGATGGTTGAAAACTTAACGATCTACTTTGATCATGCTTAATTTTAGAAGTTACCACCACCCACAATGGTTACAATTTCTAACTTGTCTCCTGCTTTGACTTTTGTTTCTGACCAATGCTGACGGTGTAGAATTTCTCCGTTGTATTCGACGGCGACTAAACGAGGATTATAGTTGAATTGGGTTAGAACATCAGCGACGGGAGTTTCCTCAGCACAAGTCACGGTGTCACCGTTGATGATGAGAGTAATTGTTTGATTGGACATGGTGAAGACTGATTTAACGGTTGGCAAATGCCATGAGGAGGGTTTCGGTTGCGGTTTTTGGATCAGATGCTCCCATGATCGATCGCACGACTGCGACTCCTTTGGCTTGAGAAGCAATGACATTTTTGATGTTATCGCGATTGATGCCACCAATGGCAAACCAAGGCACAGGGGAATGTTTCGCCGCATAACGCACGTAATCCAACCCTGCTGGTTTTTTACCTGGTTTGGTGGGAGTTTTGTAAACGGGTCCGACTCCGATATAGTCTGCACCTTCTTGGATGGCGTTTTCCATTTCGTGAGGGTTAGTGGTGGAACGTCCGATGATTTTATTAGCGCCGAGGATTTTTCGCGCGACGGCAATGGGAAGGTCTTGTTGTCCTAAATGAACGCCGTCGGCATTCACGGCTAGGGCTAAGTCCGCTCGATCGTTCATTATAAATAATGCCCCATATTGATGACAA
This window contains:
- the thiS gene encoding sulfur carrier protein ThiS translates to MSNQTITLIINGDTVTCAEETPVADVLTQFNYNPRLVAVEYNGEILHRQHWSETKVKAGDKLEIVTIVGGGNF
- a CDS encoding DUF1517 domain-containing protein: MFQTLSWKRLLKSVFLVTLALLFVLGDASSAFARGGGRIGGGGFRAPSRSAPAPRGGSRPGGGFGFPFLLPFFGFGGFGSIFTILIFFAIANFLVRSFQNSGFGGGEGMATANPKVTVSKVQVGLLADAKELQKELNDLAQNADTATTSGRSKVLQEATLALLRHPEYWVYGKTESNVSQLEAAESEFNRLALSERSKYDEETLYNVEGTYQQSESKASSEEVPSEYIVVTILAGVQGKITLPDANSAEDLRQGLRQFGSTNSESLLAVEVIWTPQAEGDTLSNDDLLVTYPDLNRL